A window of Armatimonadota bacterium genomic DNA:
GCAAAGCCTGTTTCGAGATTGGGGAGGGAAACAAAACCTAGGAACCCGCGAACGGGATTTTTTCCATTTGTAGCACAATTTTAGGTACGAATCGAGCCTAGCTCAACTGCGATTTGGCCGGCGATGCGAGCGTTGTTGCACAGAAGGGCGATGTTCGCCGCCATCGACTCGCCCTCGGTCATCTGGCTCACATACTCAAGCATGTACGGCGTCTGTTCGGGCCCCGAAGGGGCTTTCCTAAATCCATCTTCGACAATGCTTTCAATGCGATCTCGATCCATCGGCATCGGCGGCGGCACGGCCACAATCACCGCGCCCGGCAATCCGGCTCGGCGTTTTGCCGATAGGATTTCGGCGGCTTCTCGCGGCGTTTCAATCATTGCGTCCACCCTTTCGTCCGTCTCGGCGCAATAGAAGCCCGGCATCCGCTCGACGCGCCAACCGAGCAGCGTAATCCCCAGCGTCTCCAATCGCTCGCGGGTGCGGCGTACGTCCAGCACGATCTTGACCCCGCTGCACACCACGATCGCGCTGGTGGTTGCCAACTGGGTCAAATCGCTGCTCACATCGTCTCCGCCGCCCCGATGCACGCCGCCGATGCCTCCCGTCGACATCGCGCCGATACCCGCTTGAGCGGCCAAAAAGAGCGTCGCAGCGACCGTCGTGCCGGCAGACCGCTTTCGCGCCAAGATAATCGGCAAATTGTGCAGGCTGGCCTTGTCAGAGCCTGGCTCGCCGCCCAAGAGCCTGATCTGTTCTTCCGACAGCCCGATCACCGGCTCCCCCTTCAAAATACCGATCGTAACCGGCTCGCCTCCGCCTTCGCGCACTGCGGCTTCGCAGGATAGAGCGCACTCAACAGCCACCGATTCGGGCAATCCGTGTGTAAGTACGGCGGTCTCAAGCGCTACTTTTCCCATTGCGAAAGTCTACCAGCCGAACCATCCAGACGCCCGTTCGTAAGGTTTAGAAACCGTTATAGGTCATAATGGAGGTCTATGGAGGGCGCTCGCTTGGGTAGGTTGGCGCTTCTGTGCCTGATGGTTCTGGCCATTGCGCACGGCAATCCCGAGGCGCGGGTCGTTTGGTTCGATCGCTCGTTGGCGGTCGATCCCGGCGCTGTGCGCCTGGGCGACGAGTGCTGGCTGCCCATCATCCATGCAGAAAAGGCAAAGCTGACGGCCAAACTGGTCGACAACGGCAGCGCCGTTCTCATCGGCAACCGAAAGTACGCCGCTAGGGTGCTGGCCGTGCCCGAATCCTCCGGTCAAGAGATCAAAATCGCCTGCCTGCCATTGCGCGAGGCCCTCAAAGACCAAGGCGTCTCGACCGTTTGGGACGGGTCCGAGCTCAAGTGCTTTGCAACGCTGACCTCTATAGAAGTCAGCGATGGAAAACTGAAAGCGACCACCAGCCTGCCGGTCGAATCGAACGCCTTTCTAGTCCGCAATCCCGACCGATTGGTGATCG
This region includes:
- a CDS encoding pseudouridine-5'-phosphate glycosidase — its product is MGKVALETAVLTHGLPESVAVECALSCEAAVREGGGEPVTIGILKGEPVIGLSEEQIRLLGGEPGSDKASLHNLPIILARKRSAGTTVAATLFLAAQAGIGAMSTGGIGGVHRGGGDDVSSDLTQLATTSAIVVCSGVKIVLDVRRTRERLETLGITLLGWRVERMPGFYCAETDERVDAMIETPREAAEILSAKRRAGLPGAVIVAVPPPMPMDRDRIESIVEDGFRKAPSGPEQTPYMLEYVSQMTEGESMAANIALLCNNARIAGQIAVELGSIRT